The DNA region GCTCCCGTTCGGCTCCCGTTCCCGTTGAGTCAGGGGAGTCCGTTTCCGGATCCGTAACTTCCACTTCCGCCGGTAGTTCCAGGTCTGGCAAGGCCTCCATTTTCCTTCTTTGGCGCAGCGTGGCGAAGATCACCAGAAAGGGCAGCAGCGCGAAGAGCAACGAGGAAAAGCCGGTGATGAGGTAGATCCAGGCCTGACGGCGGCTGGCGGCGGCGAACTCCAGGTTGAAGCTGTGCAGGTTGGAATCGTAGGCTTGGGCGAAGGCTTCCGTGAAACGCGCCCGTTGTCCCCGGCGGTTGTGCGCGGCCACGCTGTTCCAGAAGTTCCGCCAGGCCTCCGGATCTTTTTGGCGCATATAGCGCACGGCGAAATACGAGGTTAGATAGTACATTTCCCAGTCTTCCCGCTGCCGGGGATAGTTGTAGGCCAGCTTGAAGAGGTCCATGCGGTTGCCCCAGAAACGTTCCCTCACGTAATGATAATAACGGTCGAGGCCCAGCTGGTGGCCGGCTTCGGTGGCCAGGCCTTCGTGCAGCCAGAGCGGCGCTCCGATCAGCAATTCGTCCAGCAGCCAGTGGGTGTATTCGTGCAGGATCAGCCCGGCGTAGTTGTGGGGGATCTGATCGGCGCTGCGGGCGTAGATGCGGCGTTCCCGGCTGGAGTAGAAGGCCTCGCTGAATTCCACGATCGCGCCCCGTCCCCGGGCCAGGATCTGATAGCTGGCGCGGTCCGGAACGATGTAGATATCGGCTTTGTTGGCCGGGTAAACGCCCAAACCCATCTGCAGTTGGCCAACCCGGTTGTCCAGCTCGTCCACGAAGCCCTGCCCACCGGGGAAATCCCCCTCCGCGCTGTGGATCACGAAGTTGTCCGTGAAGGCCGCCACAGAATATTCCACGGCCGCCAAACCCAGCGTCAGCAGGCAGATCAGGACGATCCCGAGGACACGTTTCAGCTGGACAACTCCTTGCGGCTCAGCAGAGTGTAATACTCCGTGGCGTCCTTTTTGGCCACATTGCCGCCGGGAACCTTGTCGATCCTGAGCTCGTGTTCAAAGCCATAGAGCCTGAAGATCAGCAGATCGCCGTCCTTCACTTCGGCGGAGGCCTTGGCGGTTTTGCCGTTGAGGCTCACCAAGCCCTTGTCGCAGGCAGTTTTGGCGATGCTGCGGGTCTTGGTGAGGCAGAGCTTGTTGAGCAACTGGTCGATACGCATGGCAAACTCCCTTCTTCGGAGCTGGATTTCCATATTGATTAGCTGGTTAATGAGTTAAAAGGCGTTGGGTTTCCAGGGCTATCATCAGTTCTTCGTTGGTGGGCACCTTCAGCACCGTCACCCGGGAATCCGGAGTGCTGAGCAGTTCTATCTCGGAAGTGAATTTGGCGTTGGTCTCGTGATCCAGCCTGATGCCCAATGCTTCCATATCCCGGCAGACCTGTTCTCGCATGATGGGCATGTTTTCGCCCACCCCGCCGGTGAAGACCAGCAGGTCCAAGCCGTTCATGGCGGCGAAGTAAGAACCGATGTATTTCTTTATGCGGTAGCAATATACGTCCAACGCCTGAATGGCGGCAGGGTTGTTGTGGAGCAATACCTGGTCCTCGATCTCCCGCATGTCGTTGGAGATCTGGGAAAGCCCCAGCATGCCGCTTTTCTTGTTCAGGATGCTGTTCACCTCATCCACGCCCAGGCCCAGGTTCTGCTGCATGTGGACGGGCAGGGCGGGGTCGATGTCGCCACAGCGGGTGCCCATCATCAGGCCTTCCAGCGGGGTGAGGCCCATCGAGGTGTCCACGCTTTTGCCGCCGTCGATGGCGGTGATGGAGGCGCCGTTGCCCAGGTGGCAGGTGATGATCTTCAGGTCCGCGATGTTCTGGTTCAAAAACTCGGCCGCGCGCAGGCTCACATACTTGTGGGAAGTGCCGTGGAAGCCGTAGCGGCGGATCTTGTGGACCTTGTAAAAGTCCAGCGGCAGCGGATAGAGATAGGCGTGGGCGGGCATGGTTTGGTGGAAGGCGGTGTCGAACACCCCGCACTGCGGCACGGAGGGCATGTTGGCCTTCACAGCCGCGATCCCCTTGAGGTTGGCGGGGTTGTGCAGCGGCGCCAGCGAGATGCATTCCCGCATCACCTCCACCACGTGGTCGGTGACCACCACCGCGTCCGAATAGTGCTCCCCGGCGTGCACCAGACGGTGGCCCACAGCGTCGATCTCGCTCTTGTCGCCGATCACGCCGTTCACGCTGTCCAAAAGCGAATCGATGATCAGCTGCAGCCCCTGTTCGTGGTTCTCGATCACCATTTCCCGTTTTTTCTTGGTGAATTTCTCGCTTTTGTAGGTGAAGAGGGCGATGTCTTCCCCGATCTTTTCCGCGATGCCGTCCGCCAGCACGTGGCGGGATTCGATGTCGATGAACTGGTATTTGATGGATGAACTGCCGCAATTGAGCACTAAGATCTTCATTTGTTCCTCATATCGTGTTTTTTGTGCAAGGCGGCGTGGAGGGGCAAAATTGTCAACTGATTTGGCTTTTTCCCTTTGTCCGGCCCTTAGCCCCAGCCCATCCGCCTCCCGCATACTTCCCCCAGAGTTCCCGCCCGGCCTACGGGAAGTGTGCGGGAAGTTGCCAGGGGGTGAATAGGCTGGGGCTATGAGCGGTTTGAACTAAAAACCGGGGCGGAAAAGCCCCGGTCAGTAAAATTGGCTGGGCAGGCCTATTCCACGCTCCCTTCCCAGCCGCCGGCCCCTTCCGGAAGTTTGCTGGCGGGAGGATTGTGGACAGCCCTGGCCGCCCTCTGGAAAGCGTTTTCCTCGATCCCGGCCTTGAGGATGATCACCAGTTCGCGCTCCTTGATCTCGGTCTTGTAATAGCCTGTGAGATAACGTATTCCCAACACCCACCAGGGCAGGTCCTTGAGGATCGGGATGCCGGCGCGGACGCGGATGGTGTCGGTGTCGTAGAGTCCGCCGATCACGGCTTCCTCCCCGTCGTAGAGCACCAGTTCGGTTTGGGAAAGGCTTTTGTTGATGATGGTGCTGATATTTCCGGGGGTGCCACTGCTGCGTTCGATGCTCACCTTCATGTGGATCACCTCGGTGCCTTCCACCTCCACGATGGTGGGCTCCACGTTCAGGATCACGCCGGTGGCGAAAAAGCGGTCGGTGGTGTTGCCGGCCTCATCCACTGTTTTTACGGAGATGTCCTGTCCCACCTGGATGAAGCCTTTTTTT from Candidatus Cloacimonadota bacterium includes:
- a CDS encoding RNA-binding protein translates to MRIDQLLNKLCLTKTRSIAKTACDKGLVSLNGKTAKASAEVKDGDLLIFRLYGFEHELRIDKVPGGNVAKKDATEYYTLLSRKELSS
- a CDS encoding acetate kinase gives rise to the protein MKILVLNCGSSSIKYQFIDIESRHVLADGIAEKIGEDIALFTYKSEKFTKKKREMVIENHEQGLQLIIDSLLDSVNGVIGDKSEIDAVGHRLVHAGEHYSDAVVVTDHVVEVMRECISLAPLHNPANLKGIAAVKANMPSVPQCGVFDTAFHQTMPAHAYLYPLPLDFYKVHKIRRYGFHGTSHKYVSLRAAEFLNQNIADLKIITCHLGNGASITAIDGGKSVDTSMGLTPLEGLMMGTRCGDIDPALPVHMQQNLGLGVDEVNSILNKKSGMLGLSQISNDMREIEDQVLLHNNPAAIQALDVYCYRIKKYIGSYFAAMNGLDLLVFTGGVGENMPIMREQVCRDMEALGIRLDHETNAKFTSEIELLSTPDSRVTVLKVPTNEELMIALETQRLLTH